One segment of Kogia breviceps isolate mKogBre1 chromosome 14, mKogBre1 haplotype 1, whole genome shotgun sequence DNA contains the following:
- the COX4I2 gene encoding cytochrome c oxidase subunit 4 isoform 2, mitochondrial isoform X1: protein MTGSSRTGNEGGDEGRRLPEGGPYLILVLRANLQDTLDSIQETRVALWLPLNRTMSFRAAWSLVLRKGGLGIRGIHSPGGTAHSKEKMPPYTNYHAQRSYPMPDEPFCTELNAEQQALKEKEKGSWTQLSHAEKVALYRLQFHETFTEMNRRSNEWKTVMGCVFFFFGFTGLLIWWQRVYVFPKKPITLMDEWKAQQLQRILDMKGNPVQGLASRWDYERKEWKK from the exons ATGACTGGCAGCTCGAGGACGGGGAACGAGGGAGGAGACGAGGGACGTAG GTTGCCTGAAGGAGGGCCTTACCTCATCTTAGTCCTTAGGGCTAATCTTCAGGACACCCTGGACAGCATCCAAGAG ACCCGGGTCGCTCTCTGGCTTCCGCTGAACCGCACG ATGTCCTTTAGAGCTGCCTGGAGCTTGGTGCTGAGGAAAGGAGGACTTGGAATTCGAGGGATCCACAGCCCCGGAGGCACTG CCCACAGCAAGGAGAAGATGCCCCCCTACACCAACTACCACGCCCAGCGCTCCTACCCCATGCCTGATGAGCCCTTCTGCACGGAGCTCAACGCAGAGCAGCAGGCcctgaaggagaaggagaaaggcagCTGGACGCAGCTGAGCCACGCTGAGAAGGTGGCCC TGTACCGGCTCCAGTTCCATGAGACCTTCACAGAGATGAACCGTCGCTCCAACGAGTGGAAGACAGTGATGGGCtgtgtcttcttcttctttggaTTCACAGGTCTGCTGATTTGGTGGCAGCGGGTCTATG TGTTCCCTAAGAAACCCATCACCCTGATGGATGAGTGGaaggcccagcagctccagcgCATCCTGGACATGAAGGGCAACCCTGTGCAAGGCCTGGCCTCCCGGTGGGACTATGAGAGGAAGGAGTGGAAGAAGTGA
- the COX4I2 gene encoding cytochrome c oxidase subunit 4 isoform 2, mitochondrial isoform X2: MTGSSRTGNEGGDEGRRLPEGGPYLILVLRANLQDTLDSIQETRVALWLPLNRTMSFRAAWSLVLRKGGLGIRGIHSPGGTAHSKEKMPPYTNYHAQRSYPMPDEPFCTELNAEQQALKEKEKGSWTQLSHAEKVALYRLQFHETFTEMNRRSNEWKTVMGCVFFFFGFTVFPKKPITLMDEWKAQQLQRILDMKGNPVQGLASRWDYERKEWKK; encoded by the exons ATGACTGGCAGCTCGAGGACGGGGAACGAGGGAGGAGACGAGGGACGTAG GTTGCCTGAAGGAGGGCCTTACCTCATCTTAGTCCTTAGGGCTAATCTTCAGGACACCCTGGACAGCATCCAAGAG ACCCGGGTCGCTCTCTGGCTTCCGCTGAACCGCACG ATGTCCTTTAGAGCTGCCTGGAGCTTGGTGCTGAGGAAAGGAGGACTTGGAATTCGAGGGATCCACAGCCCCGGAGGCACTG CCCACAGCAAGGAGAAGATGCCCCCCTACACCAACTACCACGCCCAGCGCTCCTACCCCATGCCTGATGAGCCCTTCTGCACGGAGCTCAACGCAGAGCAGCAGGCcctgaaggagaaggagaaaggcagCTGGACGCAGCTGAGCCACGCTGAGAAGGTGGCCC TGTACCGGCTCCAGTTCCATGAGACCTTCACAGAGATGAACCGTCGCTCCAACGAGTGGAAGACAGTGATGGGCtgtgtcttcttcttctttggaTTCACAG TGTTCCCTAAGAAACCCATCACCCTGATGGATGAGTGGaaggcccagcagctccagcgCATCCTGGACATGAAGGGCAACCCTGTGCAAGGCCTGGCCTCCCGGTGGGACTATGAGAGGAAGGAGTGGAAGAAGTGA
- the COX4I2 gene encoding cytochrome c oxidase subunit 4 isoform 2, mitochondrial isoform X3, translating into MSFRAAWSLVLRKGGLGIRGIHSPGGTAHSKEKMPPYTNYHAQRSYPMPDEPFCTELNAEQQALKEKEKGSWTQLSHAEKVALYRLQFHETFTEMNRRSNEWKTVMGCVFFFFGFTGLLIWWQRVYVFPKKPITLMDEWKAQQLQRILDMKGNPVQGLASRWDYERKEWKK; encoded by the exons ATGTCCTTTAGAGCTGCCTGGAGCTTGGTGCTGAGGAAAGGAGGACTTGGAATTCGAGGGATCCACAGCCCCGGAGGCACTG CCCACAGCAAGGAGAAGATGCCCCCCTACACCAACTACCACGCCCAGCGCTCCTACCCCATGCCTGATGAGCCCTTCTGCACGGAGCTCAACGCAGAGCAGCAGGCcctgaaggagaaggagaaaggcagCTGGACGCAGCTGAGCCACGCTGAGAAGGTGGCCC TGTACCGGCTCCAGTTCCATGAGACCTTCACAGAGATGAACCGTCGCTCCAACGAGTGGAAGACAGTGATGGGCtgtgtcttcttcttctttggaTTCACAGGTCTGCTGATTTGGTGGCAGCGGGTCTATG TGTTCCCTAAGAAACCCATCACCCTGATGGATGAGTGGaaggcccagcagctccagcgCATCCTGGACATGAAGGGCAACCCTGTGCAAGGCCTGGCCTCCCGGTGGGACTATGAGAGGAAGGAGTGGAAGAAGTGA